The following proteins come from a genomic window of Pseudomonas hygromyciniae:
- a CDS encoding circularly permuted type 2 ATP-grasp protein, which produces MIRTYYDEMYDGAGQVRPHYREFARWLAETPPELLAQRRREADLLFHRAGITFTLYGDEQGTERLIPFDTIPRSIPASEWRVVERGCIQRVKALNLFLADLYHDQRIIKAGIIPAEQVLANEQYQLAMQGLDLHRDIYSHVSGVDLVRDGDGSYYVLEDNLRTPSGVSYMLEDRKMMMRLFPELFAAQRIAPIDHYPNLLLDTLKSSSPLENPSVVVLTPGRFNSAFFEHAFLAREMGVELVEGADLFVRDDRVFMRTTDGPKAVDVIYRRLDDAYLDPLAFNPESMLGVPGLLAAYRSGNVVLANAIGTGVADDKSVYPFVTDMIRFYLDEEPILKNVPTFQCRKPDELSHVLANLPELVVKETQGSGGYGMLVGPAATAAEIEAFRARIKAKPHAYIAQPTLCLSTCPTFVENGIAPRHIDLRPFVLSGKETRVVPGGLTRVALREGSLVVNSSQGGGTKDTWVVEE; this is translated from the coding sequence ATGATCCGCACTTATTACGATGAAATGTACGATGGGGCCGGCCAGGTCCGACCTCACTATCGCGAGTTCGCCCGTTGGCTGGCTGAAACCCCGCCCGAACTGCTGGCCCAGCGCCGGCGTGAAGCCGATTTGCTGTTTCACCGTGCCGGCATCACCTTCACCCTGTACGGCGATGAGCAGGGCACCGAGCGCCTGATTCCCTTCGATACCATCCCGCGCAGCATTCCCGCCAGCGAATGGCGAGTGGTCGAACGAGGCTGCATTCAGCGGGTCAAGGCATTGAACCTGTTCCTTGCCGACCTGTATCACGACCAACGCATTATCAAGGCCGGGATCATTCCGGCCGAGCAAGTGCTGGCCAACGAGCAATACCAACTGGCGATGCAGGGCCTGGACTTGCACCGTGATATCTATTCCCACGTCTCGGGTGTCGATCTCGTACGCGATGGCGACGGCAGCTACTACGTGCTGGAAGACAACCTGCGCACCCCCAGCGGCGTGAGCTACATGCTCGAAGACCGCAAGATGATGATGCGCCTGTTCCCCGAATTGTTCGCTGCCCAGCGCATCGCCCCGATCGATCATTACCCCAACCTGTTGCTCGACACCCTGAAAAGCTCCAGCCCGCTGGAAAACCCCAGCGTAGTCGTGCTGACGCCCGGGCGATTCAACAGCGCGTTTTTCGAACATGCCTTCCTCGCCCGGGAAATGGGCGTGGAACTGGTGGAGGGCGCCGATCTGTTCGTACGTGACGACCGCGTGTTCATGCGTACCACAGACGGCCCGAAGGCGGTGGACGTGATCTACCGTCGCCTCGACGATGCCTATCTCGACCCGCTGGCCTTCAACCCGGAATCGATGCTCGGCGTGCCGGGGCTGTTGGCCGCCTATCGTTCGGGCAACGTGGTGCTGGCCAATGCCATTGGCACTGGGGTGGCGGATGACAAGTCGGTGTATCCCTTCGTCACCGACATGATCCGTTTTTACCTGGATGAAGAGCCGATCCTCAAGAACGTTCCGACGTTCCAATGCCGCAAGCCTGACGAACTTTCCCACGTACTGGCGAATCTGCCGGAGCTGGTGGTCAAGGAAACCCAAGGCTCCGGTGGCTACGGCATGCTGGTCGGCCCGGCCGCCACGGCCGCCGAAATCGAAGCCTTCCGTGCGCGGATCAAGGCCAAGCCCCATGCCTACATCGCCCAACCGACTCTGTGCCTGTCGACGTGCCCGACCTTTGTCGAAAACGGCATCGCGCCCCGGCATATCGACCTGCGACCGTTTGTCCTGTCCGGCAAGGAAACCCGCGTGGTGCCGGGGGGGTTGACCCGTGTGGCGCTGCGCGAAGGCTCGCTGGTGGTCAACTCGTCCCAGGGCGGCGGCACCAAAGACACCTGGGTGGTCGAGGAATAA